ACCACCGACACCCCCACCGAAAGCACCCGAGGCTCCCCGACTCCCTGATGCAGAAGCATCTATCGGCGGGGGAGCAGACGCACGCAGACGTCGTGCAGCGTCACAGGGTCGCAGTGGATCGATCTTGACATCAGGCGCGGGGGTGACATCGTTCGGCGCTACCACTACCAAAACTTTGCTCGGGCAGTAGATGAGTACCACTCTCGTAACGCTCGACCTCTCGCAGTATGTGAGGGTCACTAGCAACCCGGCGTCCTCGACAGGGATGCTGATACAGTCGATGCGTGACTCTGTACGGGTCACATTCAGCGCGACTCAGCCCGCAAGAGCTAACCCGGTATATCACGTTCTCGGTGGAGATGACCCCATACTGCAGTTGGATATGGTCACGACTCACGTGTGGGTCCTCGCGATGTCAACACAGTCCGCCGTCGCAGTGACGATGCTCGGGGCATACACCCCGATACAGAAGTTCGGCGAGCGCAAAGACATGGGGGATACTGCTGCTGGCGAAGACATATGCATGTTCAATAAACTATCCCCGGCACCCACATCTACGACCGAGGTCCCTACCCCTGCGTCAGCAGGCGAACAGATGACGTTCGTGTGCGAGAGTGACGATGATGCGGCTGGTGGGATCGGTGCGCAGGCAGTTAGATTTGACTACCTGGACGGCGCAGGGGCAGCGCAACAGCTCACGATGGCGACGGCAGGTCAAACACCTGTCGACCTGTCAGTGTCCGACGTCCGATACATTAACAATTTCTCTGTTGCAGGTCTTGGCACGAGCAGCGTCGCGATCGGCCACATCAAAGTGTACCGCAAGACTGACGATGGCCGGGTGTACAACATGATCGCAGCGGGAGGCAACCAGAGCATGGTGCCCCACTACATGGTGCCTATGGGCAAAACGCTCCACGTCCGGGGGTGGCACTGCGGTGAGACTCAAAACCGTCGTGTAAACCTGCGTATCCGATCGACTGACTTACAGGGGGAGATCACTGATGGGGTGTATCTTTTCAAAGATGTCGAGTACATCCGCAACAACCCGACGGGGGAGATGCTGTTGGACTATTTCGCTCCGGAGCTGTCGATCACAAAAGTGAGCGGGTGGCCTGAGTCCGCGGGATCAGAAGTCGGGTGCTCCTGGCATGCGAGGCTGTACGACTATGCCTAGTATCGCGAGTTTTAATAAACGATTAAGCAGTTTAAGAAGTGAAAGATCATCTTTCATACCCCTATATCGAGAGCTGTCGGACTATCATCTGGCGCATCGGGGGAGGTTCCTTGTCTCAAATAATGACAATAACAAGGGTCATAAACGCAACACTAGACAGATTAACAACACAAGCCGCGTCGCGTCGCGAGTGCTGTCATCGGGGCTAATGGCGGGCGTTACATCCCCAGCCAGACCGTGGTTCCGACTGTCGTCAGGAGACATCGCGCTCGATGAGAGTCAAGCGGTGAAGATGTGGCTGCACGCAGTGCAGCAGCTCATGTATAAAGTATACGCGCACTCGAATCTTTATAACTCTTTACATCAGATATACAGCGAGCTGGGAGTGTTTGCTATCGGTGCCATGGGCGTATACCACGACTTTGAGAATGTGATCTGGTGCCGTCCGTACACCGTCGGAAGCTACATGGTAGCTCTGAATGGTAAAAATGAGGCTGACACGTTCTACCGCGAGTATGCAGAGACAGTCGGCCAGCTCGTCAAAGGGTTCGGTATCAATAACGTGAGCGCACCAGTCCGAGATCAATGGAACCGAGGCGACACCGAGGCATGGGTGCATCTTGTGCACGCGATTGAGCCGAACGACGACAGAGATCGGAGCAGCCCCCTCGCACGACATAAAGCTTTTAGATCGGTTTACTATGAGACTGGTAAGGGCAAAGGCGTTAAACCTAACCAGTTTTTACGAGAGTCAGGGTTTAACCGGTTTCCGGTCGTGGTACCCAGGTGGGATGTCACAGCGGAAGACGCGTATGCGACAGACTGTCCAGGGATGACCGCGCTCGGCGATACGAAAGCTCTACAGCTTGCCGAGAGGCGTCATGCTCAGATGGTGGATAAAGAAGCAGACCCACCTTTGCAGGGTCCCTCGACGATCAAAAACGCGCTTGATAACGGTCGGGTAGGCGCGGGCGACGTCATCGCGGTTCCAACTACCGGCGGGGGGCTGTCGAGTATATACGACTTTAAACCTAACCTGGTGGCTGTCGAAAATAAGATTGAAAAGATCGAGAGGCGCATCGACGTCGCGTTCTACAAACCTTTATTCTTGATGCTTGCAGAGACCGATCGTCGTGATATAACTGCACGAGAAGTCGCTGAAAAGCACGAAGAAAAGCTACTTATGCTCGGGCCTGTGCTAGAGAGATTACACACAGAACTGTTAGACCCGATCATCGATCGAACGTTTGACCTGTTGCAAGACAATGGGGTGCTACCGGAGCCGCCTGAAGAGCTACGCGACAGGGACCTGTCAGTTGAGTACGTCTCGGTGCTAGCGCAAGCACAGCGATTGGTCGCGACTGGCGCGATCGACAGGCTTACACAGTACACCAGCGCGGTGTCGGCCGTCTGGCCAGCTGCACGTCACAAGATCAATATTAACAAGTCCGTGGATGAGTACGCAGGAGCACTGGGTGTGGACCCGGCCATGGTGAACAGCAATGATGAAGCGCAAGCGATGGCCGACGCGGAAGCACAAGCTCAGGCACAAGCGCAAGCGATGGCGCAGGCAGAGCAGAGTGCGAACGTTGCAAAGACCGCATCCGAGACAAGCACGGCTGGTGACAGCGTCCTCAATGCCGCTATGCAGCAAGCAGGTGCGCAGTAGTGCCGTACGACGAGATTGAT
This bacterium DNA region includes the following protein-coding sequences:
- a CDS encoding phage tail protein; the encoded protein is MPSIASFNKRLSSLRSERSSFIPLYRELSDYHLAHRGRFLVSNNDNNKGHKRNTRQINNTSRVASRVLSSGLMAGVTSPARPWFRLSSGDIALDESQAVKMWLHAVQQLMYKVYAHSNLYNSLHQIYSELGVFAIGAMGVYHDFENVIWCRPYTVGSYMVALNGKNEADTFYREYAETVGQLVKGFGINNVSAPVRDQWNRGDTEAWVHLVHAIEPNDDRDRSSPLARHKAFRSVYYETGKGKGVKPNQFLRESGFNRFPVVVPRWDVTAEDAYATDCPGMTALGDTKALQLAERRHAQMVDKEADPPLQGPSTIKNALDNGRVGAGDVIAVPTTGGGLSSIYDFKPNLVAVENKIEKIERRIDVAFYKPLFLMLAETDRRDITAREVAEKHEEKLLMLGPVLERLHTELLDPIIDRTFDLLQDNGVLPEPPEELRDRDLSVEYVSVLAQAQRLVATGAIDRLTQYTSAVSAVWPAARHKININKSVDEYAGALGVDPAMVNSNDEAQAMADAEAQAQAQAQAMAQAEQSANVAKTASETSTAGDSVLNAAMQQAGAQ